The Coprobacter tertius genome includes a region encoding these proteins:
- the mdh gene encoding malate dehydrogenase, whose translation MSKVTVVGAGNVGATCANVMAFKEVADEIVLLDIKQGVSEGKALDMMQTAALLGFDSKVIGVTNDYAKTAGSDVVVITSGIPRKPGMTREELIGVNAGIVKSVAENVLAHSPNAIIICVSNPMDTMTYLIKKATNLPKNRIIGMGGALDSSRFKCYLSMALDANPNEVEGVVIGGHGDTTMIPLTRFATYKGIPASQLLDTETLNKVAADTMVGGATLTGLLGTSAWYAPGAAAAYVVESIIHDQKKLVPCSVYLEGEYGESDICIGVPVILGRTGWEKIVDFKLNEEEKAAFAKSATAVHKTNSVLKEINAL comes from the coding sequence ATGTCAAAAGTAACAGTCGTAGGTGCAGGTAACGTAGGAGCTACGTGCGCCAATGTAATGGCTTTTAAAGAAGTTGCCGATGAAATCGTTTTATTAGATATAAAACAAGGCGTATCGGAAGGTAAAGCACTGGATATGATGCAGACAGCCGCATTACTGGGTTTCGACTCGAAAGTAATAGGTGTTACTAACGATTATGCAAAAACAGCCGGATCGGATGTTGTCGTAATCACTTCTGGAATTCCCCGTAAACCCGGTATGACTCGTGAAGAACTCATCGGCGTAAATGCCGGTATCGTAAAATCGGTTGCAGAAAATGTACTGGCTCATTCCCCCAACGCCATTATCATTTGTGTCAGCAACCCGATGGATACAATGACCTACTTGATTAAAAAAGCGACTAACTTACCCAAAAACCGTATCATCGGAATGGGTGGCGCACTCGACAGCTCGCGTTTCAAATGCTACCTGAGTATGGCTCTCGATGCAAATCCCAACGAAGTAGAAGGCGTTGTAATCGGTGGTCACGGAGATACTACCATGATACCTCTTACTCGCTTCGCAACTTATAAAGGTATACCCGCTTCTCAGTTACTCGATACCGAAACTTTAAATAAAGTCGCTGCCGATACGATGGTTGGCGGTGCTACTCTTACCGGCTTATTGGGAACTTCTGCATGGTATGCTCCAGGAGCCGCCGCCGCGTATGTAGTAGAATCGATCATTCACGATCAGAAAAAACTAGTTCCTTGTAGCGTTTACCTCGAAGGAGAATACGGCGAATCGGACATTTGTATCGGAGTTCCCGTAATTTTAGGACGTACCGGTTGGGAAAAGATCGTCGATTTCAAACTTAATGAAGAAGAAAAAGCCGCTTTTGCAAAAAGTGCAACCGCTGTACACAAAACTAACAGCGTATTAAAAGAAATCAATGCTCTCTAA
- a CDS encoding TlpA disulfide reductase family protein — protein sequence MKKIHISSFALAATLFAACTTQPTSYTIEGQTGDSLNNGEKVYLIRINDESVTDSTIVTNGKFTFTGSIDTAALYAIETGNAFGNLILENGKISINLKQPTSPSGTPLNNEFSQYIQKIDSIHAYIKNAYAEIKKIDDKAEKSKQETLLKEEMGKKFADISKPVFEKHNNDALGAFVLLQWAGALETEKIDSLYSASGDIIKQFPPLVEIIENNKILENTAEGKMFVDFTAENLKGEKSSLSDYVGKGKYTLVDFWASWCGPCRREIPNIAEVYKKYGKKGLEVVSVAVWEKPEDSKNGIKEMKMNWPQIVNAGNSGKDLYGINGIPHIILFGPDGKIVARNLRGAQIEEKVASVIK from the coding sequence ATGAAAAAAATACACATTTCATCTTTTGCACTTGCGGCAACATTATTTGCTGCATGTACCACTCAACCTACTTCTTACACGATAGAAGGGCAAACAGGAGATTCTCTCAACAATGGAGAAAAAGTATACTTAATCCGTATCAACGACGAATCGGTAACCGACAGTACGATAGTTACAAATGGTAAATTCACATTTACCGGAAGTATCGATACTGCAGCATTATATGCGATCGAAACCGGAAACGCTTTTGGAAATCTTATCCTCGAGAACGGAAAAATATCGATAAACTTAAAACAGCCAACCTCTCCTTCCGGGACTCCGTTAAATAATGAGTTTTCGCAATATATTCAAAAAATAGACAGCATCCATGCATACATTAAAAACGCATATGCTGAAATAAAAAAAATCGATGACAAGGCTGAAAAATCGAAACAGGAAACTCTGTTGAAGGAAGAAATGGGGAAAAAATTTGCCGATATTTCGAAACCTGTTTTTGAAAAACATAATAACGACGCTTTAGGGGCGTTCGTTTTGCTACAATGGGCAGGAGCTCTTGAAACTGAAAAAATAGATTCGTTATATTCCGCTTCAGGCGATATTATAAAACAATTTCCGCCGCTGGTAGAAATTATCGAAAATAACAAGATACTTGAAAATACAGCCGAGGGTAAAATGTTTGTAGACTTTACCGCTGAAAATCTAAAAGGCGAGAAATCTTCTTTATCCGACTACGTAGGAAAAGGGAAATATACATTGGTCGATTTCTGGGCATCGTGGTGCGGTCCGTGCCGGAGAGAAATACCCAATATCGCAGAAGTTTATAAAAAATACGGTAAAAAAGGCCTCGAAGTAGTCAGTGTAGCCGTATGGGAAAAACCCGAAGACAGCAAAAATGGAATTAAAGAGATGAAAATGAACTGGCCTCAGATTGTCAATGCCGGAAATAGCGGCAAAGATTTATACGGAATCAACGGTATTCCTCATATCATTCTTTTCGGACCCGACGGGAAAATCGTCGCCCGGAATTTAAGAGGCGCCCAAATAGAAGAAAAAGTAGCTTCAGTAATTAAATAA
- the porU gene encoding type IX secretion system sortase PorU, with amino-acid sequence MPYLSFSGIYFDLRTAKTVLKFIMCLWVFLFYSPTGKADNSDRYTNESVLNSGTWIKVKISESGIYQISYTDLQNWGFSQPEKVKIYGYGGAILPEDFTKPYIDDLPEIPVYRENNRILFYAQGTEKWTFGSKGFTFTKNPYSTAGYYFLTQNDSPEIPIETQPANDDASLSTITSYIDYALHKKELINISKSGRNFYGEDFKYNARQTFTFDIPGIVPDTDVDITAVFVAKSNNSSIVSIDHNGVKLSEKSIRGQTSNSDITYENGVAVSLTSKFKSNPNSPDNITVTFTGSNAKMARLDYILLNFQRELKLYGNSVLFHKTNIFNTKQRFSVNTGNADDVKIWDVTTPHTPISIECEKTGNYYNFCTTQPETRDYIAFRTSGTYPSPEFVGKVANQNLHGLERADLVILVPNEFKNEAERLAEFHRQHDNLSVLVVTPQPIYNEFSSGTPDATAIRRFMKMFYDRAGDNDSLKPLYLLLFGDGSYDNRHITEEWQSYNYPFLLTYQSENSLDERQSYVTDDYFGFLDDSEGRDVAADKLDLGIGRFPVRTLTEAANAVDKVISYATNTDYGTWKNDLCFVADDGNNGAHMELAENAIKEIVTDNPEFLCNKIYIDAYQRVVSSNGATYPDAKKKMMDMLNDGLLLINYSGHGNTTSWTAEKMLEMSDIKSLYLKRLPLFITATCDFSRFDDKATTGGEEIFLNPKGGGIALFTTTRVVYTNGNDTINKYMAANLFRHRNDGSRFRLGDIMKEAKCMFKNRDRNKLNFVLLGDPALKLTYPEYKLVVTEINGQPLTENSQDEILLKARSTVTIKGEVRNYSTGNKLSDYNGIISPRLFDSEVEIITHGNADGGTPFTFKERSNLLFTGNDSIKNGEFLFTFKMPREINYSMEPGLLNLYSNSSDGREAQGSCNAFRIGEYDDSAEEDFEGPEIINMYLNTEGIKDGGIVNETPVFFAEVKDPSGINISGIGIGHNMTLKIDNREDSEYILNNYFKPSTEVYGKGSVIYQMPELTAGDHTLLFKVWDIEGNSNEEEISFTVKPGLKPRIFDLKTQQNPVRDIARFYITTDRPNANIELSITICDLMGRKIWWYSDKGRSDLWTAPIIEWDLTDLSGRRVPPGIYIYRAVISTDTEKEATKSKKIVVLGQ; translated from the coding sequence ATGCCCTACTTATCTTTTTCCGGTATTTATTTCGATTTGCGTACTGCTAAAACGGTACTCAAATTTATAATGTGCTTATGGGTATTTTTGTTTTATTCTCCGACAGGGAAAGCCGACAATAGCGATCGTTATACCAATGAATCGGTTCTCAATAGCGGAACATGGATAAAAGTAAAGATTTCTGAAAGCGGAATCTATCAGATATCATACACCGATCTGCAGAATTGGGGGTTCTCGCAACCCGAAAAAGTAAAAATATATGGTTATGGCGGAGCGATATTGCCTGAAGATTTTACGAAGCCTTATATCGACGACCTCCCCGAAATTCCGGTATACAGAGAAAATAATCGGATCCTATTTTATGCTCAAGGAACCGAAAAATGGACTTTCGGATCAAAAGGCTTTACTTTTACTAAAAACCCCTATTCGACAGCCGGATATTATTTTCTTACCCAAAATGATTCTCCCGAAATCCCGATAGAAACACAGCCGGCAAACGACGATGCCTCACTTTCAACCATAACGAGCTATATCGATTACGCTTTACATAAAAAAGAACTGATAAACATCAGCAAATCGGGGCGGAATTTTTACGGAGAAGATTTCAAATACAATGCACGCCAAACTTTCACATTCGATATACCGGGCATCGTACCAGATACCGATGTAGATATAACTGCCGTTTTTGTTGCAAAATCAAATAACAGCAGTATTGTCAGTATCGACCACAACGGCGTAAAACTTTCCGAAAAATCGATCAGAGGACAAACGTCGAACTCTGATATAACCTACGAAAACGGAGTTGCTGTTTCTTTAACATCCAAATTTAAAAGCAACCCAAACAGTCCCGATAATATAACCGTGACATTTACAGGATCGAACGCCAAAATGGCCCGGCTCGATTACATACTTTTAAACTTTCAACGCGAATTGAAACTATACGGTAATAGCGTTCTTTTCCATAAAACGAACATTTTTAATACAAAACAACGCTTTTCGGTAAATACAGGAAACGCAGACGATGTAAAAATCTGGGATGTGACGACTCCACATACTCCCATTTCTATCGAATGTGAAAAAACAGGAAATTACTACAACTTTTGCACAACACAACCTGAAACACGCGATTATATCGCATTCAGGACCTCCGGAACCTATCCTTCCCCGGAGTTTGTCGGAAAAGTTGCAAACCAGAATCTGCATGGTCTCGAACGTGCAGACCTCGTCATTCTCGTGCCGAACGAATTCAAAAACGAAGCCGAACGACTCGCCGAGTTTCATCGGCAACACGACAACCTGTCGGTATTAGTCGTTACCCCCCAACCTATATATAACGAATTTTCATCGGGAACACCCGACGCAACGGCGATACGCCGGTTTATGAAAATGTTTTACGACCGCGCCGGAGACAACGATTCATTGAAACCGCTGTACTTATTACTTTTCGGCGACGGCTCTTACGATAACCGTCACATTACAGAAGAATGGCAAAGTTACAATTATCCGTTTCTGCTGACTTACCAATCGGAAAATAGCCTCGATGAAAGGCAATCTTATGTCACCGACGATTATTTCGGATTTCTCGATGACTCCGAAGGCCGGGACGTTGCTGCCGATAAACTTGATCTCGGAATAGGACGTTTTCCTGTACGTACTTTGACTGAAGCGGCAAATGCAGTAGATAAAGTAATCTCATACGCAACCAATACCGATTACGGAACATGGAAAAACGACCTTTGTTTCGTCGCCGACGACGGAAACAATGGTGCACACATGGAACTCGCCGAAAATGCAATAAAAGAAATAGTAACCGACAATCCTGAATTTCTTTGCAATAAGATATACATCGATGCATACCAAAGGGTAGTAAGCAGTAACGGAGCTACTTATCCCGACGCGAAAAAGAAAATGATGGATATGCTGAACGACGGATTACTGCTCATAAATTATTCGGGGCACGGAAACACGACCAGTTGGACCGCAGAAAAAATGCTCGAAATGTCGGATATAAAATCGCTTTACCTGAAACGACTTCCTTTATTTATTACGGCAACCTGCGATTTCAGCAGATTCGATGACAAAGCAACCACTGGAGGTGAAGAAATTTTTTTAAATCCCAAAGGAGGGGGCATTGCTCTGTTTACCACAACCCGGGTAGTTTATACCAATGGTAACGATACGATAAATAAATATATGGCAGCCAACTTGTTCAGACACCGAAACGACGGTTCGAGATTTCGCCTGGGCGATATAATGAAAGAGGCGAAATGCATGTTTAAAAATAGAGACCGAAACAAATTAAACTTTGTATTATTAGGTGATCCGGCCTTGAAACTGACTTATCCAGAATACAAACTCGTAGTTACCGAAATAAACGGACAGCCTCTTACCGAAAACTCACAAGACGAGATACTACTAAAGGCACGTTCGACTGTTACTATAAAAGGAGAAGTGAGAAATTATTCGACAGGGAATAAACTTTCAGATTATAACGGAATCATCAGTCCCCGACTATTCGATTCGGAAGTAGAAATCATTACTCATGGAAATGCTGACGGCGGAACCCCTTTCACTTTTAAAGAACGTAGTAACCTGTTATTCACAGGAAACGATTCTATTAAAAACGGCGAATTCTTATTTACATTTAAAATGCCCCGGGAAATAAATTATTCAATGGAACCGGGATTATTGAATCTTTACAGCAATTCCTCCGACGGACGAGAAGCACAGGGTTCTTGTAATGCATTCCGTATCGGAGAATATGACGATTCGGCTGAAGAAGATTTCGAAGGCCCGGAAATCATCAATATGTATCTGAATACCGAAGGTATAAAAGACGGAGGTATTGTTAATGAGACACCCGTATTTTTTGCCGAAGTAAAAGATCCATCGGGTATAAATATATCGGGAATAGGAATAGGACACAACATGACACTGAAAATAGATAACCGGGAAGATTCCGAGTACATCCTGAACAATTACTTCAAACCTTCTACAGAAGTATACGGAAAAGGAAGCGTAATTTATCAAATGCCTGAACTTACCGCAGGCGACCATACTCTTCTGTTTAAAGTATGGGACATAGAGGGAAACTCCAATGAAGAAGAAATTTCATTTACGGTAAAACCGGGTTTGAAACCCAGAATTTTCGATTTGAAAACACAACAGAATCCCGTTCGCGACATCGCCCGATTCTATATCACGACCGATCGGCCGAATGCCAATATAGAACTTTCAATTACGATTTGTGATCTGATGGGAAGAAAAATCTGGTGGTACTCTGATAAAGGACGATCCGATCTTTGGACCGCACCGATAATAGAATGGGATCTTACCGACCTCAGTGGCCGAAGGGTTCCGCCCGGCATTTACATATACCGTGCAGTAATTTCTACCGATACGGAAAAAGAAGCTACCAAATCAAAAAAAATAGTCGTTCTCGGACAATAA
- a CDS encoding translation initiation factor, whose translation MVKKNNDWKDRLNVVFSTNPDFKYESEEPEEPDTLPAERQQLRIQLDKRHRNGKSVTLITGFVGTEEDLKSLARSLKTACGVGGSCKEGEILIQGDFRTKVLAWLQKEHYRARII comes from the coding sequence ATGGTAAAAAAGAATAACGATTGGAAAGATCGCTTGAATGTGGTATTTTCTACGAATCCCGATTTTAAATATGAGTCGGAAGAACCGGAAGAACCCGATACATTACCTGCAGAGCGACAGCAACTTCGTATTCAGCTCGATAAAAGGCATCGTAACGGTAAATCGGTTACACTGATTACCGGTTTTGTCGGTACTGAAGAAGATCTTAAATCTTTGGCCCGATCATTAAAAACAGCTTGTGGTGTCGGGGGATCATGTAAAGAGGGGGAAATACTTATTCAGGGTGATTTTCGTACTAAAGTATTGGCTTGGTTGCAAAAAGAACATTATCGGGCTCGTATAATTTGA
- the ispF gene encoding 2-C-methyl-D-erythritol 2,4-cyclodiphosphate synthase, producing MKIKVGFGFDVHRLVPERELWLGGIRIEHSTGLAGHSDADVLIHALCDALLGAANLRDIGFHFPDTAAQFKNIDSKILLLKTVDLIRKEGYEIGNADITVCAEQPKLNPHIPAMKEKLAEVMHIQEEDISIKATTTEKLGFTGREEGISAYAVVLLEKK from the coding sequence ATGAAAATTAAAGTAGGATTTGGATTCGATGTACACCGTTTAGTGCCGGAAAGAGAATTATGGCTGGGCGGAATACGTATCGAACATTCTACAGGATTAGCCGGACACTCCGACGCAGACGTACTTATACATGCATTATGCGATGCTTTATTAGGTGCTGCAAACCTACGCGACATAGGTTTTCATTTCCCCGATACAGCAGCTCAATTCAAAAACATAGATAGTAAAATACTCCTGCTGAAAACAGTTGATCTTATTCGTAAAGAAGGTTATGAAATCGGAAATGCCGATATCACCGTATGCGCCGAACAGCCCAAACTAAATCCACACATACCGGCTATGAAAGAAAAACTGGCAGAAGTGATGCATATTCAGGAAGAAGACATTTCTATTAAAGCCACCACTACCGAAAAACTCGGTTTTACCGGACGGGAAGAAGGAATCTCAGCATACGCAGTAGTATTACTCGAAAAAAAATAA
- a CDS encoding fumarylacetoacetate hydrolase family protein: MKIIAIGWNYLDHNKEMDRTLLPKEPVVFLKPETALLKDGKPFFLPDFSNRIEYETEIVVHICRLGKNIASKFAHRYYDEVTVGIDFTARDLQSQLRKEGAPWEISKGFDSSAVIGKFIPLAQAGDNIRNIPFSLLLNGDKVQEGNSSDMLFSIDDIIAYVSRFYTLKIGDLIYTGTPSGVRPVKINDHLQGYIGDKKLLDFYVK, translated from the coding sequence ATGAAAATCATTGCTATCGGATGGAACTATCTCGATCACAATAAAGAGATGGATCGTACGTTATTACCTAAAGAGCCAGTTGTGTTCCTGAAACCAGAAACGGCCCTGTTAAAAGACGGAAAACCATTTTTTCTGCCTGATTTTTCAAATAGGATAGAATACGAAACCGAAATTGTCGTACACATATGCCGGTTGGGAAAAAATATCGCATCGAAATTTGCTCACCGGTATTACGACGAAGTTACGGTAGGTATCGATTTTACAGCAAGAGACCTGCAATCGCAATTGCGCAAAGAGGGCGCACCCTGGGAAATATCCAAAGGTTTCGATTCTTCTGCAGTAATCGGTAAATTCATTCCTTTAGCTCAGGCAGGAGACAATATTCGCAACATCCCTTTTTCGCTCTTATTAAACGGAGATAAAGTACAAGAAGGTAACAGTAGCGATATGCTTTTCTCGATAGACGATATTATCGCTTATGTGAGTAGGTTTTATACGTTAAAAATCGGTGATCTTATTTACACCGGAACACCGAGCGGTGTTAGACCGGTAAAGATAAACGATCATCTGCAGGGATATATAGGGGACAAAAAACTGCTCGATTTTTATGTAAAATGA
- a CDS encoding redox-sensing transcriptional repressor Rex, with the protein MASENTKVSIKLPEPSLRRLPWYLAYVKLLKDKGDEYVSSTQISKEINVDASQIAKDLSFLNISGKTRVGYEVNSLVEVLEDFLGFTDVHKACIFGVGSLGAALLQDSGLAQYGMNVIAGFDVKKELVGTQINGIPVYHISEFEKMQKILGVNIGILTVPVERAQEATENMIAGGIKAIWNFTPFRIRVPKHIVVQNTSIYAHLAVMFNRLNNMKK; encoded by the coding sequence ATGGCCAGTGAAAATACTAAAGTAAGCATAAAATTACCTGAACCTTCACTAAGAAGGCTCCCTTGGTATCTCGCTTACGTTAAATTGTTGAAAGATAAAGGAGATGAATACGTATCTTCCACCCAAATATCGAAAGAAATCAACGTTGATGCTTCACAGATCGCCAAAGATCTTTCTTTTCTGAACATTTCGGGAAAAACACGCGTCGGATATGAAGTAAATTCACTGGTAGAAGTTCTCGAGGATTTTCTCGGATTTACCGATGTTCATAAAGCCTGTATATTCGGTGTAGGTAGTTTGGGTGCCGCACTTTTGCAAGATTCGGGATTGGCTCAATATGGGATGAATGTTATAGCCGGATTCGATGTAAAGAAAGAACTTGTGGGAACCCAGATTAACGGTATCCCGGTATATCATATTTCTGAATTCGAAAAAATGCAAAAAATTCTCGGTGTAAATATAGGAATACTTACCGTACCCGTCGAACGTGCACAGGAGGCCACAGAAAACATGATTGCCGGCGGAATAAAAGCGATTTGGAATTTTACTCCTTTTCGTATCAGAGTACCCAAGCATATCGTTGTGCAGAATACTTCTATTTACGCACATCTGGCCGTTATGTTCAACCGGCTGAATAATATGAAGAAATAA
- the porV gene encoding type IX secretion system outer membrane channel protein PorV encodes MKDFKILFCIACFLCAAVFSIQAQKNETVNDMFNPINTGVTSLGIAPDARGGSMGDLGVATDPDVNSQFWNPAKYAFAYSRAGVSLSYTPWLRKLVNDINLAYMAGYWKFGSQDIQALSASLRYFSLGSIPITDAGGNIQNSINPYEMAVDLGYSRKLSESFSMGVTFRFIYSDLGYNYSDGVTSDSKGAAAFAADIAGYQTFYPIIGRSECQWSWGFNISNIGSKVSYDGGNNSAFLPTNLRLGTSFLFPLADYNTLSLNFDLNKLLVPTQPRLSDYNNDRDAYEAAKERFRNMSPITGIFKSFSDAPGGFKEELREINFSIGAEYSYNQQFFLRAGYFNENKYKGNRKYFTFGAGFALNVFRLDAAYVIATAQTSPLDQTLRFTLSFDMDGIKDLVGRRKR; translated from the coding sequence ATGAAAGATTTTAAAATACTGTTTTGTATTGCATGTTTCTTGTGTGCGGCCGTTTTCTCGATACAGGCCCAAAAAAATGAAACAGTAAACGACATGTTTAATCCCATTAATACCGGCGTAACATCTTTGGGGATAGCTCCTGATGCCCGAGGCGGTTCGATGGGAGACCTTGGTGTCGCAACCGATCCCGATGTAAATTCACAATTTTGGAACCCCGCAAAATATGCATTCGCTTACAGCCGTGCTGGTGTATCGCTATCATATACTCCCTGGTTACGAAAACTGGTTAACGATATTAACCTGGCTTATATGGCCGGATACTGGAAATTCGGAAGTCAGGATATACAAGCTTTAAGCGCCTCTTTGCGATATTTCTCACTTGGATCTATCCCTATTACCGATGCCGGTGGAAATATTCAGAATTCGATCAATCCTTATGAAATGGCAGTCGACTTGGGTTATTCCCGTAAATTATCGGAATCGTTCTCTATGGGGGTTACGTTCCGCTTTATTTATTCCGACCTGGGATATAATTATTCCGACGGTGTAACATCCGACTCAAAAGGAGCGGCCGCTTTTGCTGCCGACATTGCGGGTTATCAAACATTCTACCCGATCATAGGACGTAGCGAGTGCCAGTGGTCTTGGGGATTCAATATCTCGAATATAGGTTCGAAAGTTTCGTACGACGGAGGCAATAACAGTGCTTTTTTACCTACCAACCTGCGTTTGGGAACTTCTTTTCTCTTTCCGCTCGCCGACTATAACACCCTATCATTAAACTTCGACCTAAATAAATTACTGGTGCCTACTCAACCCCGTCTTTCCGACTATAACAACGACAGGGATGCTTATGAAGCAGCCAAAGAACGGTTCAGAAACATGTCGCCCATTACAGGTATATTTAAATCATTTTCAGACGCCCCCGGTGGCTTCAAAGAAGAATTACGCGAGATTAATTTTTCTATCGGAGCAGAATATTCCTATAATCAACAATTTTTCCTCCGCGCCGGATATTTTAATGAAAATAAATACAAAGGAAACCGTAAATATTTTACCTTTGGTGCAGGTTTTGCCCTAAATGTCTTTCGTCTCGACGCAGCTTATGTGATCGCTACGGCACAAACCAGCCCTCTCGACCAGACATTACGGTTCACCTTATCGTTCGATATGGACGGTATTAAGGACTTAGTGGGACGCCGCAAAAGATAA